AGACTACGGGTGAGATTGGTTTCAATCCCAAATTGCTGGGCTAAAATTGAAAAGCGTGACTCTATTGTCCGCCGTAACGCCTTGAGTTGACGCTTATTATGCTATTTAGCACCTTTCATATTAGAACGATAAGGCGTCCATAAGTTATAGCCTAGGGCCCTAAAACTGGTCTTGAGTTTTTTCCCAACATAACCAACATCGGCCAAAATATTGGGACAAGGACAACCGCTAATTAGCTCAGGCGCTACCTTAGCATCATGAACTGAGGCTGCCGTGATCACATAATTCAGAATATAGCCATTAGCCGTGACGACCATGTGGGTTTTAAACCCATAAAATGGCATTTTCTTGGTGGCATTATAGCCAATGTTGGCCTTCCCAGCAAAAATTCTAACTCTGAAATTACGAACTTTGGCACATAGTGGGTTGGGTAAACTGTCGATAATCGCTAGGTCGCCCGAATGAGCATAATCCTTAGTGATACCTGAGCGAATGGTATTGACTACTGCCAGTAATTGTTGCGCGCGGCGGTTGAAACGTGAACGTGATACCACCATTTGCCGCGGCATAAGCGCTGCCATCAGATAATAGAAGCGGCGTTGCGATTGAATTCCCAGTGTGACTTGTAAGCACAGTAAAGCTAAAAGTTTAATATCAGTAATTTTAGTATGTTCAACGTTGCGCCGCTCAATGACGCTACGCGGACAATAACGCTGATAAAGCAATGAACATAACTGGTAAAAGTAATGGAAACTAACTTGTAATTCGTGACGATTTTGCTTAAACTTGAGGTGGTTCAACACAGTTATTACTCCTTTTAAGTTTTGTCACTTATGAGTCTAACTGGGTTGGACTTTTTTGTTAAATTTCTAAATGTTACAAACTAGCACCACACGTGGAATACATTTTTAGCAGCAGTATGGACGATTATTATCGCTGATTTAGTGATGAGTTTGGATAATGTATTAGCGATTGCAGGGGCTGCTGATGGAAGTACATTACTGGCTGTTATTGGAATCATGATCAGTATTCCAATTGTGGTTTTTGCTAGTCAGTTTATTGTGATACTAATGAACCGTTTCCCTATATTAATCTGGATTGGGGCACTGTTGGTCGCCTATACTGCTGGATCGATGATCATTGAGGATAGATTAGCAGCCCAATGGTTGAATAATCATATTGCCGGAATCAGTCATACGCATCTGATTCCCATATTGGCCTGTGGCTTGTTGATTGTGGTTAGCTTAGTAAATAAAGCTACAAAGCAACAACATGCAAAAAACTAATCAAGTAGCTGATTTTAGATGCTTACAATACAGTTGGATAGCTTCCCTGATATAAATACAGCGGTGTGAATAATTGAATATAATAAAAGACACCTGTTTAAAGTGAGTCTCTGAAAATTGAATAGTCTAATTTCAGTGAATCATTTCACAACAGGTGCTTTTACTTAGTATGCTACTATGGAAAATTATTAACTTAATGAGTAGAAAATAAGTTAGCTAAAATTATTTTTAATTAGCTGATAAATTCGCTTACAGGTAGTTTTATAACTGCTTTCTTTACAGACACCTGTTTGTGGACATTTAGGCAGGCCTCATGTGCGTCATCTGGAGTTAGGAGTAGATAGTCACCTGTTTGAAGGAGTACATTAGTCGTTTTTCCTGTATATTTTTCATAATAAAGTGCATCTTTTTCAGCTAGCGCGTTTGTTTTAACGGTAAGATTTTTTCGCGCGTTTTATAATCAAGTTAGCCAATTAGATCCAGCTAATTGAAAAAATAAAAAACACCAAGACAAATCTCTGTTATCATTGATGTTCCAACACAAAAATGAAAGAGGTTATTGTCTTGATGCAAGAACAGAATACCACAGTCCGAGAAAAAGGTCACCACCTAACTTCATTTGAGCGCGGCAGAATCGCCACGCTACACAGCCAAGGATACTCTAACCGCGCAATTGCTAGAGTTATCGGCGTTTGTCATCAAACAATCAGTAATGAACTACGCCGTGGTGAGATCGACCAAGTTAAAAAAGTGAACGGTCAACGGCAATATCACCGCGAGTACTCGCCAGAAGCGGCACAGGCCAAATACGAAGCTAACCGAATGTCCTGTCATCGACCTTTGAAACTCGCTGGTGTCGCTGACTTTATCCACTACTTTACGGCCCATTTGCACCAAGACGGTTGGTCGCCTGATGCCGCGGTGGGCCGTGCTAAACTTGAAGGCTTATATCAACCTGAGGAGATGGTTTCGACCAAGACGTTATACCACTATATCGATGCGCAACTACTTGAAGTCCGTAATCTTGATCTGCTCGAAAAAAACCGGCGCCGCACCAAACACCACCATTCACCCAAGCATAAGCGTCTGGCCGGACGAAGTATCGAAGAGCGACCTAAAAGTATTGATCAGCGCCAAGAGTTCGGTCACTTTGAGTTGGATACCGTAGTCGGTAAACGTAACGGCCAAGAAAGTGTTATTCTAACGCTGATCGAGCGCCAATCTCGCTGTCAGATCCTGCGTTTGATTGATGGCCGTGACACCGATTCAGTCAACTACGAACTGGCTAAGATCTGCCAAGAATACGGGCACATCATGAAGTCCGTTACCGCTGACAACGGGGCAGAGTTCGCAGCGGCGGGGACGGTGCTTGACGGCGTTGCCGACCTTTATTATGCCCACCCTTACCGCTCTTCAGAACGAGGCACAAATGAGGCGCATAATCGAATGATCCGTCGTGATGTGCCTAAGGGCCTGTCCATGGATACTTTAGGCCCTAGTGATATCCAAGCAGTGGAAGCCAAGCTAAACAACTTACCACGCCGGCAGTCAGGTTACCAAACCCCAAAAGAGCTTTTCTCCGCTGCCGCTGGCTAAAGATTGAATCTTTAAAATATGAATATCAATGAAAATACTGTCTTGCCGGGATTTATTGCGTGGCTAATTTGTTCTTGCAATTTGGGTAAACTTAAATTTTACAATCTACCAAAAGTAAAAATAATATTGATGTGCTGGTACGTCATGAGGTGACCGCAATTGATCCAGCAACTAAATCGGTAACTGTTAAAAATTTGACTACTGCGATAATCCCTTTGTGGTTGTCAGATGAAATACAATAATTCATCTGATGATTATGGAGGGATTTTTGTATGTCCAGATCTAAGTTCACAGTTCTCGAGAAGCTCAATTTAATTGAAGATTATCAGCAGTCGGGGCTCCCTAGGGCTACTTATGAAAGGCGGCATGGAATCGGTAAAGATACACTTAGAAGTTGGTTGATACGTTATCAAAGAGATGGTCTAGAAGGCCTGCAAGAAGCAAAGAAGAATATTCACTATAGTAAGGAGTTGAAGCATACAGTTGTCTTTGCGTACTTAAATGGAGAAGGTACATTTGGTGAGTTGGCGGACAGATATGGTCTGCGTAACGCTACCCAAGCACAAAACTGGGTTACCAAGTATAATGAGGACAAACCTTTGACGGCATCGCCGTCCAGAAAGCGGGTCCCCACTATGCCTAAGAAGACAACTTTCGAAGAACGAATTGAAATCGTTGAGTACGTAGTCAAACATAAACATTCATACGCTGAGGCCGCAGAGCACTTTCAAGTCTCCTATCAGCAAGCACGATCTTGGGTGCTTAAGGCCAAGAACGGTGGTTATGAGGCCCTCGTCGATAACCGTGGTCATCACAGGGACGAGTCTGAATTGACTGATCTCGATAAGGCAAATCTTCGCATCCGCCAGCTGGAAGCTGAGCTTAAAGATAAAGAATTGGTGGAACAATTCGCAAAAAAATTGCTGGAACTTCAGCGCAAGGGGTGAATAAACAGCATCAACTGGCCTACGTCGCAATCAAAGAGGTCAGTCAAGGCAAGCGCGGTGCGCTTACCAAGTTATTAGCCGTTGTCGGCGTAAGCCGGCAGGCTTACTACAAAGGCTTAAAGCGTGAAGAAACAGCTTGGGAAGTTCGTGATCGTCAACTCAAGGAACGGATACAATACTGGTTTGATTTCCATCATCAGGGCATCGGTGCTGGGAATCTCTTAGTGAATCTACAGCATGATGAATCGATTACGTTTGAAGTGACCTATAAAATGGTTCGGCGTGTGATGCGAGAGCTTGGACTGAGGTGTCAGATTCGAGTCAAGAAACACAGTCGTCAAAAAGCTAGTGAGCAGTACGTCCAAGACAATGTCTTAAACCAAAATTTTGATACGGACGCGCCTAACAAAGTTTGGTTGTCTGACTCGACTGAATTGAGATTCGGCCCGAATGGTGAATACAAAATTCGACTGAGTGGCGTTCTTGATCTCTATGGACGCCTTCTCTTGGCACACAACCTCAGCATTACCGAAACCTCAGCTGCGGAAATCGAAGTGTTCCAACGTGCATTTGATCGTGTTGGAGACGTTCATCCATTGATTCATACGGATCGCGGCTCAGCTTATACATCTGGTGCCTTCAACAACTTTCTAGGCCGTTACGATGTGATACGCAGTATGTCTCGTCCAGGTACACCATACGATAACGCGCCGATGGAACGTTGGTGGAATGAGTTTAAATTGCGTTGGATGGAGCGTCATCCGATGCCTAAGACCCTTCAAGAACTCGAGAAGCTGGTTGAAGAAGGTATTGAATACTTTAATCACCACAACCGTTCGGCACAAAGAAACGGCCTCACTCCAGATGAATACTGGAATGAAGCCGCTTAGAAACAGATTCAATTCCCGAATTGTCAAATCAAGTGCAACACTTGCTAAACTTCACTTATAAGTGGTCTAGGTGGTGGTCATGCGAGTAGCTGCTCAGCCATGAATTCATTGGCTGATTTATAACCAAATAGTTTACGTGGCCGTTGGTTAAGTGCCGCGGTCGCTTGCTTAATATGATCATCACTGAAATGGGTAATTGATTGACCTTTAGGGATAAATTCTCTTAGTAGCCCATTAAGCTGTTCGTTACTGCCCCGTTCTGACGGCGTATAAGGATGAGCAAAATATAGGTTGGTCCCAGTGACCTCACTCAGCGCAGAAAATTCTGCACCATTATCAAAAGTGAGTGACTTAACCACCTCAGCATCAAGTTTATTCACAAACTGTTGAACTGCAGCCTTACAGGTTTCAGCCTGATAGTTGGGGATTCTGATCACGACTTCGTAGCGCGTCATTCGTTCAGTTAGGGTGAGCAGTGCCGGTTGATCGCTGGTTCGCTTGCCTTTGACTAAATCACCTTCCCAATGACCAAATTCAGAACGATCATTAGCCGCTACTGGTCGCTGTTCAATTGAAGTCCCCAAGATCTTTTTATTTTGGCGTACACGACCCGTACGGTGCTTTTGGTGACGTTTGACCTGTTGTGGTAAATCGATATTGGCGACAGCTAGTAACCCACGATCAATGTAACGATAAACAGTGGGTGTTGCGGGGCAATATTCAGCTGGATGGTGACGTTTATAAGCACCGACAAAGCTATCTACACTGTGCACCCGGAACTTAGCTTTAAGCGCAGTGGTCAATTGGTTAAAGAATTCCGGATTATGTTCGAGTAGACTTTTGCGATGGCAATTTAAACGGCGTTGTTCGTATTGAATTTGACCGCTATCGGCAAAATAACGCTGGGTATAAACGCCATAACTGGACATTTGCGTCACGGTGCCGCGCTTGATTTCACGGCTGATCGTGCTGGGATCGCGGGCTAATCTTTTAGCAATCGCCCTGATCGAATAATGATCTTCATAAAGACTCTGGATTTGGCCACGCTCCTCACTTGATAGTTGCTTATAAGATTTTTTGATGGTATCTTTAGATTGGGTCATGAAGTCCGTCCTAACTTATTGGTTTTGTCACTTATAAGTTTAAGGCTTCATGGCCTTTTTGGTCTAGTTATTTTGGTGTTGCACTTACATTGTAAATCCGGCAAACAGATTCAATTTTTTATTATTTCATCTGTCAACTTGACAGGGCCTAGTGCAACCAAAGCAAGTTTGATGGGACCATTTTCTGGGATTGGCGATACCTTATTCTGGGGAATTCTACGGGTAGTTGCTGCAGGAATTGCTATGACATTTGGAACACAAGGCAATATTTTAGCACCAATCGTCTTCCTAATTGTTTATAATGTACCATCATTTTGGTGCCGGTGGGAGCTGACAAAGTTAGGCTATTCTTTAGGCTCTCATTATATTGAGGATATGTATGAATCAGGCATGATGGATATACTTACAAAAGCGGCCAGTGTTTTGGGATTAATTATGTTGGGAGGGATGACAGGTAATTTAGTGACATTTAAATCAAAAATGATTTTCCATCTTGGTGGTGGTCAAACATTACAATTACAATCAATTTTAGATCAGATTTTTAAGGGAATTATACCTTTATCGTTGACACTAGGATGTTTCTATCTATTATCAAAAAAGAATGTAAGTTTTACAGTATTAATGATTGGTGTTATCGTTCTTAGCTTAGTATTGGCTTTCTTCGGCATTGCGTAAATTATTGAAGTTATAGTTAAAATAATGCTATTTAAATTTGAATGCTTAAAATGTAAGTTAGAGTTGTAATTGGTCATAAAGGATGATGTTGAAATTAGGTGTTATTGGAACTAATTGGATTACAGAACAATTTATCCAAGCGACAAAAATAACAGGAAAGTATCAGTTGAATACTGTATATTCAAGGAGTAAGAATAAGGCACAAACAATAGCAAATAAATACCATGCTAAAGAAATTTTTACTAATTTGGAATCCTTTTTTTCTAAAGGAGATTTTGAAATTGTCTGTATTGCCTCACCAAATAGTTTACATTTTAAACAAGCTAAATCAGCTATAGCTGCCGGAAAACACATTATTGTTGAAAAGCCAGCTTTTTCTAGCCCTAGCGAAATGTTGGTCATAAATAATTTATTATTAAAGAATACAGGACTGTTTTTCTTTGAGGCGGCACGTCGTATTTATGAACCTAATTTTAAAGCCGTTCAAGCGGCAGTTACTCAGTTAGATAAATTGCAAGGTGTTACTTTGACATATATGAAATATTCCACTCGATATGATCAAGTGCTTGCTGGCGGTGAACCAAATATTTTTCCCTTAAGTTTTCTGGTGGTGCCCTACAGGATTTAGGTGTATACGATGCTATATCATGGTTTGAAGTGCCAGAGATGGTGTATTATTATACGACATTTTTATCAATTGGTATTGATGGTAAGGGGATAGCTATTCTACGATATAAAGATTTTGATGTAACATTAATGATTGGGAAAACTGCTGCTACTTATCTACAGTCAGAAATCTATGGCTTACATGAAACTATCAGAATAGGTGAAAGTGCCGCTGACATTCATGAAATCAAACTATACAATCGTGATGAAGTGACCTTACTAAGTATGCTACCAACAAATAATCCAATGTTATATGAAGCGCAGGCTTTTAGCAGAATGATTGAAATGAATGATCATATTACTGCAGAAAAGTATTTATATTTGAGTAAACAACTAAACCGTGAAAGTTCAAAACCCAGCTAAACCCTGATTGCACTAAGTTATTTTAGCCCAAAATTAAACACAAGCAGCTCCTTGAAGTATACTTGAGTCGTCTAAACCACGATACAAAGGAGTGCTTGTGCTATGGCTAGTATACCGCAAAATAAAATTGAAAAATCAAGTTTTAAAATAATTACCCAATTTTGTGCCTTGGCGCACCTACCAGCTTTGGTCCGCTTGCTCAATGATCACCGCCATTCTAACGTTTCACTAACTGCAATCTTGATTTGGTTACTCAAGGTTATTTTCCAGCGGCGGACACTTTACCGAGCAGAAGCACCAGGCATGTGTACCAAACGCACGGTCTACAATATCTTGAATGACGGTCGGATCAATTGGCAACGGCTTAGTTGTTTATTGGCACAACGGGTGATTACTGGCCTAGCACAGTGGCTCGACGCCCGCAAAAGTGGTGCGCTGATCATTGATGACACCCTGATCTCACGACTGAATGCGAAACAAACCGAGCTTTTAGCCAACACCTTCGATCATGATCGGCAACGCTACTTAAAAGGTTACCGTGGTTTGACCTTGGCTTGGAGTAACGGCCAGCTCGTGTTGCCAGTCACGACGGCAGTTTTGTCGTCACAGAAAGCACGTAATCGGGTGGGCACACCAGCTAAAACTTTAGATCAACGCACCTTAGCCGGACAACGGCGGGCCCAAGCGATGCGGCCAATGCCAGCGGTCGCACTAGAACTGATCAAGCAAGCGCGGGCAAATGGGCTCAAAGCTAAATATGTGCTATTCGATAGTTGGTTTACCTCGCCTAAAATGTTTGCGGCGTTAAACGACCAAAAGTTGATCGGTATTGGCATGCTTAAACGGACCAAGAAGATCTATTACCGCTATCGTGGCCGCCAATACACCGTCAAAACGCTCTATCAGTACTTACGTCAGTCGCATCGTCAACCACGAGCCGACTATTTATATAGTTGCGTGGTTCAGGCCGCTACCGCAAAGTTACCGTTACGCTTAGTTTTTGTCGCTAAACGCCATTGCGCCAACGACTACCTGGTGTTAGCGACCACAAAAACCAATCTGACCCCGGCAGCGATCATTCAACTTTATAGTCGCCGTTGGCAGATTGAGAACTATTTTAAGGCCGCCAAACAATATTTACGCCTTGATCAGACTCAGATCCAGGATTATGACGGGCTTTGTGCGCATATGGCTGTGACCATGATGACCTATGATCTGTTGGCTTGGCAACAGCGGCGCCAACCAGGCGACCCAACGATTGGCGATATTTTCTATCAATTGGATACCTTACTGCCGATCATTGATCTGGCGACTGCAATCGGCCAGTTACTAGGTGAGTTGACTAACCTAAAGGTGACTAAATCACCTGCAAAAATGACTGCGCAGATCAAGACACTGATTGACCAATTTTTAAATGGCTTATCGATTCAAACTTCGGCGCTGATCACGCTGAGCATGAGCAATAGTTGAAGGTTAATTTTTAGGCTGTAAAGCTTGGTGGACTAAGGGATTACTCGAATTGGAACTTTCACGACTTAGTAAACAAGTAAATCAAGTCTTGTATGATTTACGAAGTTCTGCCGAAATAGAATTTGCTGCAGATATAGACTGCTAATCAAGTATGCAAAACTTATGCTTTTATTTTGTGCTTACCGTAATATGACTTTTATAATTAAACCAGAAACGACATAAGCTCTAAATTCAGAGCTTATGTCGTTTCTGGTTTTAGGACAAAAATTACTTTCCTAGCTTGGGCGGAAGAAAATCATGTTTGTATGGATATGAAATTTACCATAGGATAAACATGTAAGGTAAGTTGTCGAATGGAGGAAGGAAATAACATGAAGGATAAATATGCTAAACTTCTTCTTCAATTACAAAAGAGTAGAGGTGGTATTGGTGGGCAAGCATTGGCAAAAGACTTGAACGTTAGTACAAGAACAATACGAAATTACATTAAAGATTTAAATGAAAACTATTTAACTGAAGGTACGATCACCTCAGACAGCACTAAAGGTTATATTCTAAATGGATCAATTACTAATTTAACAGAAACAGATCAGTTAATTTTTGAACAGCGCGCTTTTTTTATCATTAAGTATTTAATGAGCGAATCTGATGTATCTTATGAAATATTAGCTAATAGATTACATTATTCAGTGCCGACAATTCGTAGCGATATTTATCGTATTCAAAAGATTATTGAATCAGAAAGACGAAACGTAAAACTCGAAGCAATTATTTTTCAAGGTGTATCACTACTTGGCGATGAGTTAGACTGTAGGCTGTTGTTAGATAGCTTTTTCAATCCACAATTATTGAATACTGAACAGTTTTTAATTGATTTTAATTTTTATTTTGATGGTTGGGCAAATATCAGCACTTTACAGCTTTTTAAAAAAATTTGGATATAAAAAGGCACGAATGCCTATTCTTTGCTAAAATGAGTTCGACAAAAAACCACTCAGAAAGAAGGATTCGTGTTGAACTCATTTTATCAAAAATCATCACTTTTAACCACCCTCCACGCCTATTTTTTTGATTTAAAAGCGGCTGGCTTGTCTAAGCCAATGGGCCTTAACTATTTTTGGTTGTGTCTAGCGTTGTTAGTGATCGGTGACCGCCACTCGATCCGCCACTTATTTGAACAATTTCTGGGCCGGGTGACGAAGCATTCTTTGAACACGTTTTATCGGGCTTTGGCAGTGATCGGTGACCACTTGCCACAGTTAGAAGTGCGCAACTTGACGTATTTACTGACCTTGATTCCCACTACTTGTCAGGACTTGCCCTTATTATTGGTTCTGGATGACACGGTCCAACCCAAGTTCGGCCACAAATTTACCGGCGTCAAATATCTATTCGATCACGCCGCACATACGGGTAAGCGGCTCGTCAATGCCCATGATTTCGTTACTTTAGGTCTGATGATCCCAACACAGCGGGACCAAGATGACCAGCCAGTTTATACGTTCTTACCGTTAGCCACGCACCTTTATCAGGCGGAACAGGCGACCAAATACCAGCAAGCGGCGCAAATGATCAAGACGACTTTGAAATCGATCGCCAGCGACCAACAAGTGTTCCTACTGTGTGACAGTTGGTATCCCAAAGCTGAGATCAACCAACTGGTCATGACGCAACCTAATCTAGCTATGATCGCCAATGTGCGTAAAGATACCGCCATGTTTGGCTTACCCAAACGCACCGGTAAGCGCGGCCGGCCGCGGAAATATGGTGACCAGATCCATTTGGGAAATATTGCATTAAATCTTTGTTCGGCCGGAGATCAGATCGGTATAGTGCGGTGTCTGACACGCTTGATGCCCCAGCCAGTTTACATGATCCGCGTACAACGCAAGACGACTTGTCGTCTGTTCATGGCGACGAGCGCGCCCGAAGAATTAGCGGCGATCACAACCGAAACCCTAGCCGTTGATCCGACCCAGCTCACCTATCGGACGCCGGAGACCAGCGCCCCTGCGCCAGCGCTACGAGCGTTGGCCTACTATCAAAAACGTTGGGCGATCGAGACCTATTTTTATGAAATGAAAACATTCTGGCACTTCGGTGATTACGCCGTGCGTTCAGTAGCCAAGATTGAAGCCGATCATCATTTATTGAATACGGCGTATACCTTGATGATCGTATTG
This is a stretch of genomic DNA from Loigolactobacillus coryniformis subsp. coryniformis KCTC 3167 = DSM 20001. It encodes these proteins:
- a CDS encoding IS30 family transposase — its product is MQEQNTTVREKGHHLTSFERGRIATLHSQGYSNRAIARVIGVCHQTISNELRRGEIDQVKKVNGQRQYHREYSPEAAQAKYEANRMSCHRPLKLAGVADFIHYFTAHLHQDGWSPDAAVGRAKLEGLYQPEEMVSTKTLYHYIDAQLLEVRNLDLLEKNRRRTKHHHSPKHKRLAGRSIEERPKSIDQRQEFGHFELDTVVGKRNGQESVILTLIERQSRCQILRLIDGRDTDSVNYELAKICQEYGHIMKSVTADNGAEFAAAGTVLDGVADLYYAHPYRSSERGTNEAHNRMIRRDVPKGLSMDTLGPSDIQAVEAKLNNLPRRQSGYQTPKELFSAAAG
- a CDS encoding helix-turn-helix domain-containing protein; the encoded protein is MSRSKFTVLEKLNLIEDYQQSGLPRATYERRHGIGKDTLRSWLIRYQRDGLEGLQEAKKNIHYSKELKHTVVFAYLNGEGTFGELADRYGLRNATQAQNWVTKYNEDKPLTASPSRKRVPTMPKKTTFEERIEIVEYVVKHKHSYAEAAEHFQVSYQQARSWVLKAKNGGYEALVDNRGHHRDESELTDLDKANLRIRQLEAELKDKELVEQFAKKLLELQRKG
- a CDS encoding IS3 family transposase produces the protein MNKQHQLAYVAIKEVSQGKRGALTKLLAVVGVSRQAYYKGLKREETAWEVRDRQLKERIQYWFDFHHQGIGAGNLLVNLQHDESITFEVTYKMVRRVMRELGLRCQIRVKKHSRQKASEQYVQDNVLNQNFDTDAPNKVWLSDSTELRFGPNGEYKIRLSGVLDLYGRLLLAHNLSITETSAAEIEVFQRAFDRVGDVHPLIHTDRGSAYTSGAFNNFLGRYDVIRSMSRPGTPYDNAPMERWWNEFKLRWMERHPMPKTLQELEKLVEEGIEYFNHHNRSAQRNGLTPDEYWNEAA
- a CDS encoding IS30 family transposase yields the protein MTQSKDTIKKSYKQLSSEERGQIQSLYEDHYSIRAIAKRLARDPSTISREIKRGTVTQMSSYGVYTQRYFADSGQIQYEQRRLNCHRKSLLEHNPEFFNQLTTALKAKFRVHSVDSFVGAYKRHHPAEYCPATPTVYRYIDRGLLAVANIDLPQQVKRHQKHRTGRVRQNKKILGTSIEQRPVAANDRSEFGHWEGDLVKGKRTSDQPALLTLTERMTRYEVVIRIPNYQAETCKAAVQQFVNKLDAEVVKSLTFDNGAEFSALSEVTGTNLYFAHPYTPSERGSNEQLNGLLREFIPKGQSITHFSDDHIKQATAALNQRPRKLFGYKSANEFMAEQLLA
- a CDS encoding PTS system mannose/fructose/sorbose family transporter subunit IID, encoding MGHEVRPNLLVLSLISLRLHGLFGLVILVLHLHCKSGKQIQFFIISSVNLTGPSATKASLMGPFSGIGDTLFWGILRVVAAGIAMTFGTQGNILAPIVFLIVYNVPSFWCRWELTKLGYSLGSHYIEDMYESGMMDILTKAASVLGLIMLGGMTGNLVTFKSKMIFHLGGGQTLQLQSILDQIFKGIIPLSLTLGCFYLLSKKNVSFTVLMIGVIVLSLVLAFFGIA
- a CDS encoding Gfo/Idh/MocA family protein, giving the protein MLKLGVIGTNWITEQFIQATKITGKYQLNTVYSRSKNKAQTIANKYHAKEIFTNLESFFSKGDFEIVCIASPNSLHFKQAKSAIAAGKHIIVEKPAFSSPSEMLVINNLLLKNTGLFFFEAARRIYEPNFKAVQAAVTQLDKLQGVTLTYMKYSTRYDQVLAGGEPNIFPLSFLVVPYRI
- a CDS encoding IS4 family transposase, with translation MASIPQNKIEKSSFKIITQFCALAHLPALVRLLNDHRHSNVSLTAILIWLLKVIFQRRTLYRAEAPGMCTKRTVYNILNDGRINWQRLSCLLAQRVITGLAQWLDARKSGALIIDDTLISRLNAKQTELLANTFDHDRQRYLKGYRGLTLAWSNGQLVLPVTTAVLSSQKARNRVGTPAKTLDQRTLAGQRRAQAMRPMPAVALELIKQARANGLKAKYVLFDSWFTSPKMFAALNDQKLIGIGMLKRTKKIYYRYRGRQYTVKTLYQYLRQSHRQPRADYLYSCVVQAATAKLPLRLVFVAKRHCANDYLVLATTKTNLTPAAIIQLYSRRWQIENYFKAAKQYLRLDQTQIQDYDGLCAHMAVTMMTYDLLAWQQRRQPGDPTIGDIFYQLDTLLPIIDLATAIGQLLGELTNLKVTKSPAKMTAQIKTLIDQFLNGLSIQTSALITLSMSNS
- a CDS encoding HTH domain-containing protein; the protein is MKDKYAKLLLQLQKSRGGIGGQALAKDLNVSTRTIRNYIKDLNENYLTEGTITSDSTKGYILNGSITNLTETDQLIFEQRAFFIIKYLMSESDVSYEILANRLHYSVPTIRSDIYRIQKIIESERRNVKLEAIIFQGVSLLGDELDCRLLLDSFFNPQLLNTEQFLIDFNFYFDGWANISTLQLFKKIWI
- a CDS encoding IS701 family transposase, giving the protein MLNSFYQKSSLLTTLHAYFFDLKAAGLSKPMGLNYFWLCLALLVIGDRHSIRHLFEQFLGRVTKHSLNTFYRALAVIGDHLPQLEVRNLTYLLTLIPTTCQDLPLLLVLDDTVQPKFGHKFTGVKYLFDHAAHTGKRLVNAHDFVTLGLMIPTQRDQDDQPVYTFLPLATHLYQAEQATKYQQAAQMIKTTLKSIASDQQVFLLCDSWYPKAEINQLVMTQPNLAMIANVRKDTAMFGLPKRTGKRGRPRKYGDQIHLGNIALNLCSAGDQIGIVRCLTRLMPQPVYMIRVQRKTTCRLFMATSAPEELAAITTETLAVDPTQLTYRTPETSAPAPALRALAYYQKRWAIETYFYEMKTFWHFGDYAVRSVAKIEADHHLLNTAYTLMIVLPLTQPSLAFLVTKSLRERKLWLSRQIQAALFLASLARQVQRRLKTTPAKVVIQWLASCWSGVSEKL